Proteins from a single region of Planktothrix tepida PCC 9214:
- a CDS encoding CHAT domain-containing protein — protein MKLLQLSSIAVVSFFLTFFNDIQALFSLNSLSENPKSLIHVSPVLAQTATDKKAEAERVFKQAIEQFNNRRFQAAIQFWEQSLKLYQEIGDRNGVASSLNNLGNAYWSLGQYQKVIEFNQQSLSIQQEIGDRKGVAISLNNLGNAYWSLGEYQKAIEFYQQSLSIFQEIGDHNGIASSLTNLGIAYLSLGQYQKAIEFYQQSLSIQQEIGDRNGVASSLMGLGNAYLSLREYQKAIEFYQQSLSIQQEIGDRNGVANSINNLGNAYLSLREYQKAIEFYQQSLSIQQEIGDRNGVTKSLNNLGSAYWSLGQYQKAIEFYQQSLSIQQEIGDRNGVASSLMGLGNAYESLGEYQKAIEFYQQSVSIFQEIGDRNGVAKSLNNLGNAYESLGEYQKAIEFYQQSVSIFQEIGDRNGVAGSFNNLGNTYNRLGEYQKAIEFFQQSLSIFQEIGDRNGVAGSFMGLGNAYESLGEYQKAIEFYQQSVSIFQEIGDRNGVAGSLNRLGIAYESLGEYQKAIEFYQQSVSIFQEIGDRNGVADSLNNLGNNYNRLGEYQKAIDFYQQSLSIFQEIGDRNGVAGSFNNLGNTYNRLGEYQKAIDFYQQSLSIFQEIGDRNGVASSLGNLGNAYWSQGQYQKAIEFFQQSLSIFQEIGNRNGVANSLNNLGLAYRSLGQYQKTIEFNXLSIRQEIGDRNGVAGSLNRLGIAYESLGEYQKAIEFXASSLNNLGLAYLSLGEYQKAIEFFQQSLSIGQEIGDRNGVAYSLGNLGIAYRDIGQLVESEQWLKEAIKSHESLRFGLKNLDKISIFDTQIGSYILLQNVLIKQNKIEEALEIADRGRARALIDELAKRYLNLPEEAIEFPPLRIEQIKQTAKNKKANLVIYSIILDKFKTPQNLIEIKESELYIWVVKPTGEVHFRQVDLKPLWQQQQTTLEEIVSKTNVSLATDGIYRSDEPRFPQVGDLVRLKGDENPEIYPSRIIAVNQQTQTVTVTNPSFALKPQEKPISDIISYETSPVAYHQGSQLLHQLLIEPIADLLPKDENERIIFIPQGALLYVPFAALQDQQGNVLIQKHTILTAPAIQVLAIAPDHQSTGKNALVVGNPIMPKISNQVGETPKPLSPLPGSEQEAKAIAQLLQTEAILGKNATETAIIEKMPQADIIHFATHGLIGDFTGGGVPGAIALTPNPSASSPDIWGLDGGDGLLMAEEILKLKLKANLVVLSACSTGQGRLTGDGIIGLSRSLMTAGVPSVLVTLWKVDDDKTVTLMTEFYRQLQQNPDKAKALRTAMLKLLQTDPKPQYWAAFTLIGAPE, from the coding sequence ATGAAATTATTGCAACTCAGTTCTATCGCCGTTGTGTCATTTTTCTTAACCTTTTTCAACGACATTCAAGCTTTGTTTTCTCTCAACTCCCTTTCAGAAAATCCTAAATCCTTAATTCATGTCTCCCCTGTATTGGCTCAAACTGCAACAGATAAAAAAGCAGAAGCTGAACGAGTGTTTAAGCAAGCTATTGAACAGTTTAATAATCGTCGATTTCAAGCAGCTATTCAATTTTGGGAACAATCGCTGAAGCTGTATCAAGAAATTGGTGATCGCAACGGTGTAGCGAGTTCCCTTAATAATTTGGGAAATGCTTATTGGAGTCTAGGACAATATCAAAAAGTCATCGAGTTTAATCAGCAGTCTCTTTCAATTCAACAAGAAATTGGCGATCGCAAGGGTGTCGCTATTTCCCTCAATAATCTAGGAAATGCTTATTGGAGTCTGGGAGAATATCAAAAAGCGATAGAGTTCTATCAGCAATCTCTTTCTATTTTTCAAGAAATAGGTGATCACAACGGTATAGCGAGTTCCCTGACCAATCTAGGAATTGCTTATTTGAGTCTGGGACAATATCAAAAAGCGATAGAGTTTTATCAACAGTCTCTTTCAATTCAACAAGAAATTGGCGATCGCAATGGTGTTGCGAGTTCTCTCATGGGTCTAGGAAATGCTTATTTGAGTCTGAGAGAATATCAAAAAGCGATAGAGTTTTATCAACAGTCTCTTTCAATTCAACAAGAAATTGGTGATCGCAATGGTGTAGCGAATTCCATCAATAATTTGGGAAATGCTTATTTAAGTCTGAGAGAATATCAAAAAGCGATAGAGTTTTATCAACAGTCTCTTTCAATTCAACAAGAAATAGGTGATCGCAACGGTGTAACAAAATCCCTCAATAATCTAGGAAGTGCTTATTGGAGTCTAGGACAATATCAAAAAGCGATAGAGTTTTATCAACAGTCTCTTTCAATTCAACAAGAAATTGGTGATCGCAATGGTGTTGCGAGTTCTCTCATGGGTCTAGGAAATGCTTATGAGAGCCTGGGAGAATACCAAAAAGCGATAGAGTTCTATCAGCAGTCTGTTTCCATTTTTCAAGAAATAGGTGATCGTAATGGTGTCGCAAAATCCCTCAATAATCTGGGAAATGCTTATGAGAGCCTGGGAGAATACCAAAAAGCGATAGAGTTCTATCAGCAGTCTGTTTCTATTTTTCAAGAAATAGGTGATCGCAATGGTGTAGCGGGTTCTTTCAATAATCTGGGAAATACTTATAACCGTCTGGGAGAATATCAAAAAGCGATAGAGTTCTTTCAGCAGTCTCTTTCTATTTTTCAAGAAATAGGTGATCGCAATGGTGTAGCAGGTTCTTTCATGGGTCTAGGAAATGCTTATGAGAGTCTGGGAGAATACCAAAAAGCGATAGAGTTCTATCAGCAGTCTGTTTCTATTTTTCAAGAAATAGGTGATCGCAATGGTGTAGCAGGTTCCCTCAATCGTTTGGGAATTGCTTATGAGAGTTTGGGAGAATATCAAAAAGCGATAGAGTTTTATCAGCAGTCTGTTTCTATTTTTCAAGAAATAGGCGATCGCAATGGTGTAGCAGATTCCCTCAATAATCTGGGAAATAATTATAACCGTCTGGGAGAATATCAAAAAGCGATAGACTTCTATCAGCAGTCTCTTTCTATTTTTCAAGAAATTGGCGATCGCAATGGTGTAGCGGGTTCTTTCAATAATCTGGGAAATACTTATAACCGTCTGGGAGAATATCAAAAAGCGATAGACTTCTATCAGCAGTCTCTTTCTATTTTTCAAGAAATAGGTGATCGTAACGGTGTAGCGAGTTCCTTGGGTAATCTAGGAAATGCTTATTGGAGTCAAGGACAATATCAAAAAGCGATAGAGTTCTTTCAGCAGTCTCTTTCTATTTTTCAAGAAATAGGCAATCGCAACGGTGTAGCGAATTCCCTTAATAATCTGGGACTTGCTTATAGGAGTTTGGGACAATATCAAAAAACGATAGAGTTCAATCANCTTTCTATTCGACAAGAAATAGGCGATCGCAATGGTGTAGCAGGTTCCCTCAATCGTTTGGGAATTGCTTATGAGAGTTTGGGAGAATATCAAAAAGCGATAGAGTTTNAAGCGAGTTCTCTCAATAATTTGGGACTTGCTTATTTAAGTCTGGGAGAATATCAAAAGGCGATAGAGTTCTTTCAGCAGTCTCTTTCTATTGGACAAGAAATAGGTGATCGTAACGGTGTTGCATATTCCTTGGGTAATCTAGGAATTGCTTATCGGGATATAGGACAATTGGTAGAGTCTGAACAGTGGTTGAAAGAAGCCATAAAATCCCATGAATCTTTGAGATTTGGTTTGAAAAATTTAGATAAAATATCAATATTCGATACACAAATTGGTAGCTATATTCTTTTGCAAAATGTTTTAATAAAACAAAATAAAATAGAAGAAGCCTTAGAAATAGCAGATCGCGGCCGTGCTAGAGCTTTAATTGATGAATTAGCGAAACGTTACCTTAATTTACCGGAAGAAGCTATCGAATTTCCTCCATTAAGGATAGAGCAAATTAAACAAACTGCTAAAAATAAAAAGGCTAATTTAGTGATCTATTCAATTATATTGGATAAATTTAAAACACCACAAAATCTCATAGAAATCAAAGAATCAGAACTCTATATTTGGGTTGTTAAACCAACGGGAGAAGTTCATTTTAGACAAGTTGATTTAAAACCCTTGTGGCAACAACAGCAAACAACGCTAGAGGAAATTGTTTCTAAAACTAACGTTTCCTTAGCAACAGATGGTATTTATCGCAGTGACGAGCCAAGATTTCCCCAAGTTGGGGATTTAGTCCGCTTGAAAGGTGATGAAAATCCCGAAATTTACCCGTCTCGAATTATTGCGGTTAATCAGCAAACTCAAACCGTTACCGTTACTAATCCCAGCTTTGCCCTAAAACCCCAGGAAAAGCCGATCTCAGATATTATCTCCTATGAAACCTCTCCCGTTGCTTATCATCAAGGGTCACAGCTATTACATCAATTATTAATTGAACCGATAGCAGATTTACTGCCGAAAGATGAAAATGAGCGAATTATTTTTATTCCTCAAGGTGCTTTGCTGTATGTTCCTTTTGCCGCATTACAAGATCAGCAAGGCAATGTTCTCATCCAAAAACATACGATTTTAACTGCCCCTGCGATTCAAGTTTTAGCCATTGCTCCAGATCATCAGTCTACAGGAAAAAATGCGCTGGTTGTCGGTAATCCCATCATGCCTAAAATTTCTAATCAAGTGGGAGAAACCCCAAAACCGTTATCACCTTTACCGGGATCGGAACAGGAGGCAAAAGCGATCGCCCAACTCCTACAAACCGAGGCAATTTTAGGGAAAAATGCCACCGAAACAGCTATTATTGAAAAAATGCCCCAAGCCGATATTATTCATTTTGCAACACATGGGTTAATTGGAGATTTTACCGGAGGGGGTGTTCCCGGTGCGATCGCTCTTACTCCTAACCCCAGTGCTTCATCGCCGGATATTTGGGGGTTGGATGGGGGGGATGGGTTGCTGATGGCTGAAGAAATCCTCAAGTTGAAATTGAAAGCAAATTTAGTGGTGTTAAGTGCTTGTAGCACCGGACAGGGACGGTTGACGGGGGATGGGATCATTGGGTTATCGCGATCGCTGATGACAGCCGGGGTTCCCAGTGTGCTAGTGACGCTCTGGAAGGTCGATGATGACAAAACCGTTACCTTGATGACAGAGTTTTATCGTCAGTTACAACAAAACCCAGATAAGGCAAAAGCGCTACGAACTGCCATGTTGAAACTGTTGCAAACCGATCCCAAACCCCAATATTGGGCAGCGTTTACCCTTATTGGAGCACCGGAATAG
- a CDS encoding CHAT domain-containing protein produces the protein MKLLQLSSIAFVSFSLTFFNDIQTLFSLNSLLENPKLFIHLSPVLAQSSTDKKAEADRLLKQCSEEYNISQFQAAIQSCEQSLKLYQEIGDRLGEAVCLMLLGGVYSKLKQPQKTIEFFEQSIPILQEIENRNALQTSLIVLGIAYDSLGKYQKAIEFYQQSLSISQEIGDRNGLATSLNGLGNAYDSLGEHQKAIELHQQSLSISQEIGDHNGVASSLMNLGNAYRSLGEYQKAIEFYQQSLSIFQEIGDHNGVAKSLNNLGIAYDSLGEYQKAIEFHQQSLSIFQEIGDRNGVATSLMNLGSPYNSMGEYQKAIEFYQQSLSIFQEIGDRNGVAKSLGNLGTTYWSLGEDQKAIEFHQQSLSIFQEIGDRNGVASSFNNLGNTYWSLGEYQKAIEFHQQSLSIFQEIGDQNGVANSLGNLGNAYRSLGEYQKTIEFYQQSLSILQQIGDRNGERTILSNIGFTLSQQNQPELAIVFYKQSVNVTESIRQNLRGLDRNLQQTYLETVADSYRRLADLLLQQDRILEAQQVIDLLKVQELEDYLKNVRGNAQTEQGIELLPAERQLWTQYNALQEKAIPTGRELAQLRKITPNNRTTIQQQRIEELVKQEQEMTALFNQFLASPEIQKIVQNLSRVTQQENINLRSYTRLQESLSNLQQNAVILYPLILENRLELILVTPQSTAPIRKIVNVKREVLNQAILNYKQGLKGNPEDFKETAKILYDYLIKPLEKDLADLKTETLIYAPDGQLRYLPLAGLYDGQQWLIQKYRINNITASSLTDFTLQPRIQPLVLAGAFSDIKTHYNFNVGDQPFEFTGLEFAEDEINNIAATIPNTKKLLNRDFNRNQTNIYLGDYNIIHFATHGSFVVGLPEDSFILFGDGDRASLRDMATWDLRKVDLVVLSACQTALGNKLGNGEEILGLGYTIQQRGAKATVASLWTVDDASTQQLMNIFYQELQQGKSTAEALRQAQIALITGKVTHPDANKNITQPYYWAAFIIIGNGF, from the coding sequence ATGAAATTATTGCAACTCAGTTCCATCGCCTTTGTGTCATTTTCCTTAACCTTTTTCAACGACATTCAAACCTTATTTTCTCTCAACTCGCTTTTGGAAAATCCTAAATTATTCATTCATCTATCCCCTGTATTAGCTCAAAGTTCAACCGATAAAAAAGCAGAAGCTGATCGACTATTAAAGCAATGTAGTGAAGAATACAATATAAGTCAATTTCAAGCAGCTATTCAATCTTGTGAGCAATCCTTGAAACTGTATCAAGAAATTGGCGATCGTCTGGGAGAAGCGGTTTGCCTCATGTTGTTGGGAGGTGTTTATAGTAAGCTTAAACAACCTCAGAAAACTATCGAGTTTTTTGAGCAGTCTATTCCTATTTTACAAGAAATTGAAAATCGCAATGCTCTACAGACTTCTCTCATCGTTTTGGGAATTGCTTATGATAGTCTAGGAAAATACCAAAAAGCAATAGAGTTCTATCAGCAGTCTCTTTCTATTTCTCAAGAAATCGGCGATCGCAACGGTTTAGCAACTTCCCTTAATGGTTTAGGAAATGCTTATGATAGTCTGGGAGAACACCAAAAAGCAATAGAGTTACATCAGCAGTCTCTTTCTATTTCTCAAGAAATTGGCGATCACAACGGTGTAGCGAGTTCCCTGATGAATCTCGGAAATGCTTATAGGAGTCTGGGAGAATATCAAAAAGCGATAGAGTTCTATCAGCAGTCTCTTTCTATTTTTCAAGAAATTGGCGATCACAACGGTGTAGCGAAATCCCTCAATAATCTGGGAATTGCTTATGATAGTCTGGGAGAATATCAAAAAGCAATAGAGTTCCATCAGCAATCTCTTTCTATTTTTCAAGAAATTGGCGATCGCAACGGTGTAGCAACTTCCCTCATGAATCTGGGAAGTCCTTATAATAGTATGGGAGAGTATCAAAAAGCGATAGAGTTCTATCAGCAGTCTCTTTCTATTTTTCAAGAAATTGGTGATCGCAATGGTGTAGCGAAATCCCTGGGGAATCTGGGAACTACTTATTGGAGTCTGGGAGAAGATCAAAAAGCGATAGAGTTCCATCAGCAGTCTCTTTCTATTTTTCAAGAAATTGGCGATCGCAACGGTGTAGCGAGTTCCTTCAATAATCTGGGAAATACTTATTGGAGTCTGGGAGAATATCAAAAAGCAATAGAGTTCCATCAGCAATCTCTTTCTATTTTTCAAGAAATTGGCGATCAAAATGGTGTAGCAAATTCCTTGGGTAATCTGGGAAATGCTTATAGGAGTCTGGGAGAATATCAAAAAACGATAGAGTTCTATCAGCAGTCTCTTTCAATTCTTCAACAAATTGGCGATCGCAATGGAGAAAGGACTATTCTCAGCAATATAGGTTTTACTCTTTCCCAACAAAACCAACCCGAATTAGCAATAGTATTCTATAAACAATCCGTCAATGTAACAGAATCAATCCGCCAAAATCTCCGAGGACTTGACCGTAATTTACAACAAACTTATCTTGAAACTGTTGCCGATAGCTATCGCCGTTTGGCAGATTTATTATTGCAACAGGATCGAATTTTAGAAGCACAACAGGTGATTGACTTGTTGAAAGTTCAAGAATTAGAGGATTATTTAAAAAATGTGCGGGGAAATGCTCAAACAGAACAGGGAATTGAACTGTTACCCGCAGAACGGCAACTCTGGACTCAATATAACGCTTTACAAGAAAAAGCGATTCCAACGGGTCGAGAGTTAGCGCAACTGCGAAAAATTACCCCCAATAATCGGACAACTATACAACAACAACGCATCGAAGAACTGGTGAAGCAGGAACAGGAAATGACGGCGCTATTTAATCAATTTTTAGCCAGTCCTGAAATTCAAAAAATTGTGCAAAATCTCAGTCGAGTCACGCAGCAGGAAAATATTAATTTGCGTTCCTATACCCGTTTACAAGAAAGTCTCAGTAATCTGCAACAAAATGCGGTAATTCTCTATCCGTTAATTTTAGAAAATCGCCTAGAATTAATTTTAGTTACGCCTCAAAGTACCGCACCCATTCGCAAAATTGTTAATGTTAAACGGGAGGTGTTAAATCAAGCCATATTAAACTATAAACAAGGATTAAAAGGGAATCCAGAAGATTTTAAAGAAACGGCTAAAATTCTCTATGATTATTTGATTAAACCCTTAGAAAAAGATTTAGCCGACCTGAAAACCGAAACCCTGATCTATGCACCCGATGGACAATTGCGTTATCTTCCCCTGGCGGGACTTTATGATGGTCAACAGTGGTTAATTCAAAAGTACAGAATTAATAATATTACCGCCAGTTCCCTCACGGATTTTACCCTACAACCCCGAATTCAACCCTTAGTATTAGCCGGGGCATTCTCTGATATTAAAACTCACTATAATTTTAATGTTGGTGATCAGCCCTTTGAATTTACAGGGTTAGAATTTGCCGAGGATGAAATTAACAATATTGCCGCAACCATTCCCAATACCAAGAAACTGCTCAACCGAGACTTTAATCGCAATCAAACGAATATATATCTCGGTGATTATAATATCATTCATTTTGCAACGCATGGCTCCTTTGTTGTCGGTTTACCGGAGGATTCTTTTATTTTATTTGGAGATGGCGATCGCGCTTCTTTACGCGATATGGCAACTTGGGATTTGAGAAAAGTTGATTTAGTGGTATTAAGTGCTTGTCAAACTGCATTAGGCAATAAATTAGGCAATGGGGAAGAAATTCTCGGTTTAGGATATACTATTCAACAACGAGGAGCTAAAGCAACCGTTGCCAGTTTATGGACAGTTGATGATGCCAGCACTCAACAACTGATGAATATTTTCTATCAAGAATTACAACAAGGTAAAAGCACAGCCGAAGCCTTACGTCAAGCCCAAATTGCCTTAATTACAGGCAAAGTTACCCACCCAGATGCCAATAAAAATATTACTCAACCCTATTATTGGGCAGCATTTATTATTATCGGAAATGGCTTTTAA
- a CDS encoding CHASE2 domain-containing protein produces the protein MAKIITLKLNSGNLQSGFSVNLEIAQEGKASHHQDPGKLPPAIDLLNAYNYWHSIYINLGKSPRLDAPEEQVKNSSSPENCQEAAKLVIDALNIWLNSKTFRSLRDALLIEFNSTQQPIRIIIQTDDITTQRLPWHLWELCEKSPQVEIAFSRPNYQQILPPFKRNKIVKILAIIGDKTGINPEADLEIWNQSGAELHYLIEPKREEITDQLWQDGWDILFFAGHSYTQKETGIIKINPNDSLKINDLKYGLRQAISKGLQLAIFNSCNGLGLARDLADLNISQSIFMREPVPDQVAQKFLEYFLNHYTQGESLYLSVRKGREQLQGLETQFPCATWLPVIYQNPAIIPPTWEELRQGRRKLDIVLPAHVLRYLHPVTVATLGVFLCIVGMRYFGFLEQFELKAYDHFMQIRPNEGKDERLLVVTVDEDDIDYQDQQGMQRKGSLSDAALSQIIEKLEPYQPRVIGSDIYHNFPVDSNYPKLAEFLQTSSKFIAICKDSDRNSNSSGIKPPSEVPLDRLGFSNTLKDQDGILRRHFWYMTPPIDTPCPTEYSLSLQLALSYLTQEGINPEVTPQGDLKLGQAILRRLDSDLGGYHQLDTNGYQMLLNYRSGEIAKIISLKELLTKPIDPNLVRDKVILIGNIAPSYKDYHETPYTRNSTLQEKMPGVFIQAQKVSQIISAVKEGRPLLTVVPRWVEIVWILGWSFIGGVLAWRVRSSVIFYFTEAGIFVILYGVCFIAFLGGYWIPLVPSALAFLATSVSVRSISIK, from the coding sequence ATGGCAAAAATCATCACCCTTAAATTAAATTCTGGTAACTTACAAAGCGGATTTTCTGTTAATTTAGAGATTGCTCAAGAAGGAAAAGCTTCTCATCATCAAGATCCGGGTAAATTACCGCCAGCTATTGATTTATTAAACGCTTATAATTATTGGCATTCTATCTATATTAATTTAGGAAAATCCCCTCGCCTTGATGCTCCCGAAGAACAAGTTAAAAACAGTTCTTCACCCGAAAATTGTCAAGAAGCCGCTAAACTTGTGATCGATGCTCTCAATATATGGCTCAACTCTAAAACATTCCGTTCCCTGCGAGATGCTTTATTAATTGAATTTAATTCAACTCAGCAACCCATCCGAATTATTATCCAAACCGATGATATTACGACCCAACGTTTACCTTGGCATCTTTGGGAACTTTGCGAAAAATCTCCTCAAGTTGAAATTGCCTTTTCTCGTCCCAACTATCAACAAATTTTACCTCCATTTAAACGCAATAAAATTGTTAAAATATTAGCAATTATTGGCGACAAAACCGGAATTAACCCCGAAGCTGATTTAGAAATTTGGAACCAATCTGGAGCGGAGCTTCACTATTTAATTGAACCAAAACGAGAGGAAATTACGGATCAACTTTGGCAAGATGGATGGGATATTTTATTTTTTGCAGGTCACAGCTACACCCAAAAAGAAACGGGAATTATCAAGATTAATCCTAATGATAGTTTAAAAATTAATGATTTAAAATACGGCTTAAGACAAGCAATTTCTAAAGGGTTGCAACTCGCTATTTTTAACTCCTGTAATGGCTTAGGACTCGCTAGAGATTTAGCGGATTTAAACATTTCCCAATCTATTTTTATGCGAGAACCTGTTCCTGATCAAGTGGCTCAAAAGTTTTTAGAATACTTTTTAAACCATTACACTCAAGGAGAATCTTTATATTTATCCGTTAGGAAAGGACGGGAACAATTACAAGGATTAGAAACTCAATTTCCCTGTGCAACTTGGCTTCCAGTTATTTATCAAAACCCCGCTATTATCCCCCCAACTTGGGAAGAATTACGTCAAGGAAGGCGAAAACTCGATATAGTTTTACCTGCTCATGTTCTGCGCTATTTGCATCCGGTAACAGTAGCAACTTTAGGAGTATTTTTATGTATTGTAGGAATGCGTTATTTTGGCTTTTTAGAACAGTTTGAATTAAAAGCTTATGATCATTTTATGCAAATTCGACCCAATGAAGGAAAAGATGAACGGTTATTAGTTGTTACCGTTGATGAAGATGATATCGACTATCAAGATCAACAAGGAATGCAACGTAAAGGTTCCTTATCCGATGCAGCCTTATCCCAAATCATTGAAAAACTAGAACCCTATCAACCTAGAGTTATTGGGTCTGATATTTATCACAATTTTCCAGTTGATTCTAATTATCCCAAACTTGCAGAATTTTTGCAAACTTCTTCTAAATTTATTGCTATTTGTAAAGATAGCGATCGCAATAGTAACTCTTCAGGTATTAAACCCCCTTCAGAAGTTCCCCTAGACCGTTTAGGATTTAGTAATACTTTAAAAGATCAAGATGGAATTCTTCGCCGTCATTTCTGGTATATGACTCCACCTATTGACACCCCTTGTCCAACAGAATATTCCTTGAGTTTACAACTGGCATTATCCTATTTAACTCAAGAAGGAATTAACCCCGAAGTCACACCCCAAGGTGATTTAAAATTAGGTCAAGCTATTTTAAGGCGTTTAGATTCTGATTTAGGGGGATATCATCAACTGGATACCAACGGTTATCAAATGTTGTTAAATTATCGTTCGGGTGAAATTGCAAAAATCATCAGTTTAAAGGAACTGTTAACAAAACCTATCGATCCAAATTTAGTTCGGGATAAAGTGATTTTAATTGGCAATATTGCCCCCAGCTATAAGGACTATCACGAAACTCCCTACACTCGCAACTCGACTTTACAGGAAAAAATGCCAGGAGTCTTCATCCAAGCGCAAAAAGTCAGTCAAATTATCAGTGCAGTCAAAGAGGGTCGTCCGTTGTTAACAGTTGTACCGCGATGGGTTGAGATAGTCTGGATATTGGGATGGTCTTTTATAGGCGGTGTTTTGGCGTGGCGGGTACGTTCTTCGGTAATATTCTACTTTACAGAAGCGGGAATTTTTGTTATTTTATATGGTGTCTGTTTTATTGCTTTTCTAGGAGGCTACTGGATACCGTTAGTTCCATCAGCATTAGCATTTCTAGCTACAAGCGTGAGTGTTCGGAGTATCTCTATTAAGTAA
- a CDS encoding DUF1822 family protein produces MFTVQDLIGLHPNQIWLEFTDKQRETAWQNSRSFSHPFSQWNAYLNQLVLNTIIPGLQQELDLNPVIWKSDSLATFWEILNGTKLLIENRSLVIIPSETLDTEEFRVPQEWVDIPSWKANYYLAVQVYPDNGYLHLWGYTTHEQLKNQGVYDELERVYVLPKADMIDDLSVLMVAQDLCEEETVFVPILPNLTAIQTQQLLEQLSLKTIEIPRLAVPFVQWAALIENDDVREQLYQRRCSPIITQIQQTISHLSQWLEGFIASEWQDMAIFLQQNRMAFRGVFRTVRTEIDPEQVRQWVEILQGNSGEGRWKIAAQNLRDVTPGNQQVIAALVEVLGKTTDDETRWTVAETLWTLDPENPVSRIRKVKDLGMEINGESVALMVAVLPKQDNRLAVFIRLYPMGNQLFLPPQIQLRVLEETGEIFLSAEAREQDNFIQLKLGGSRGERFNVEVKFGENQITEGFII; encoded by the coding sequence ATGTTCACAGTTCAAGATTTAATTGGCTTACATCCGAATCAAATTTGGTTAGAATTTACTGACAAACAACGAGAAACTGCTTGGCAAAATAGTCGGTCTTTTTCTCATCCTTTTTCTCAATGGAATGCTTATCTAAATCAATTGGTTTTAAATACAATTATCCCTGGTTTACAACAGGAATTAGACTTAAATCCGGTAATTTGGAAATCCGATAGTTTAGCGACCTTTTGGGAAATTCTTAATGGAACTAAACTGTTAATTGAAAATCGGTCTTTAGTGATAATTCCCAGTGAAACCTTAGATACGGAAGAATTTCGGGTTCCCCAAGAATGGGTGGATATTCCCAGTTGGAAAGCGAATTATTATTTAGCAGTTCAGGTTTATCCTGATAATGGATATTTGCATCTTTGGGGATATACGACCCATGAACAGTTAAAAAATCAGGGGGTTTATGATGAGTTGGAACGGGTTTATGTGCTTCCTAAAGCGGATATGATAGATGATTTGAGTGTGCTGATGGTAGCTCAAGACTTGTGTGAGGAAGAAACGGTTTTTGTGCCAATATTACCAAATTTAACAGCAATTCAAACACAACAGTTATTAGAACAATTGAGCTTAAAAACCATAGAAATTCCTCGGTTAGCGGTTCCCTTTGTTCAGTGGGCGGCGTTGATAGAAAATGATGATGTTCGAGAACAACTTTATCAACGGCGTTGCTCTCCTATTATAACACAAATTCAACAAACTATATCCCATTTATCCCAATGGTTAGAGGGGTTTATTGCTTCTGAATGGCAGGATATGGCGATATTTTTGCAGCAAAATCGAATGGCGTTTCGGGGGGTATTTCGTACAGTGAGAACAGAAATTGATCCTGAACAAGTGAGACAATGGGTTGAGATTCTTCAGGGAAATTCGGGGGAAGGACGGTGGAAGATAGCGGCTCAAAATTTACGAGATGTCACCCCTGGAAATCAACAAGTGATTGCGGCGTTAGTGGAGGTTTTGGGGAAAACAACGGATGATGAAACGCGCTGGACAGTGGCAGAAACGCTATGGACACTTGACCCAGAAAATCCGGTAAGTCGGATACGAAAAGTTAAGGATTTGGGAATGGAAATTAACGGGGAATCTGTGGCCTTAATGGTGGCGGTTTTACCGAAACAAGATAATCGGTTAGCGGTGTTTATACGGTTATATCCGATGGGGAATCAACTGTTTTTACCGCCTCAAATTCAGTTAAGGGTATTGGAAGAAACGGGGGAAATATTTTTAAGTGCTGAGGCGAGAGAACAGGATAATTTTATTCAGCTTAAGTTAGGAGGAAGTCGCGGTGAACGGTTTAATGTGGAGGTGAAATTCGGGGAAAATCAAATTACGGAGGGGTTTATAATTTAA